The Camelina sativa cultivar DH55 chromosome 14, Cs, whole genome shotgun sequence genome includes a window with the following:
- the LOC109128611 gene encoding uncharacterized protein LOC109128611: MANVGNTSTVDTRLEELDRESTELKGEIEKLGAELVKLHHQTGLPDVCAIDEVKMKLIDKQVKLKELSEKMKEVKKEMEETQE; this comes from the coding sequence ATGGCTAATGTTGGAAACACTAGTACTGTGGATACTCGTCTTGAAGAGCTGGATCGTGAGAGCACAGAGTTGAAAGGTGAGATTGAGAAGCTCGGTGCGGAATTAGTCAAACTTCATCATCAAACTGGTTTACCTGATGTTTGTGCCATTGATGAGGTCAAGATGAAGCTCATAGATAAGCAAGTGAAGTTGAAAGAGCTCTCCGAGAAGATGAAAGAAGTTaagaaggagatggaggaaACCCAAGAGTGA
- the LOC104742607 gene encoding uncharacterized protein LOC104742607: protein MKNASPSSNLLTEEREEVIVSEKGRCLRKTHFLKPFVTSIDDDGTVAELPHCGDPRLSVSSSELKSLSSRICFSGFWSANHRFVSWLKKMEALHAPTWRKAGIYEAIKASTYKISKNPSLLVSIAKKWCPETKSFVFPWGEATITLEDVMVLLGFSVLGSPIFAPLESSEMRYAIEKLEKVRLENLNKNMCVRKGSWISSFLGKGDQLEHEAFLALWLSHFVFPDKYRPSVSVKTLPVAVRLARGERVALAPAVLARLYKDLGEISRDKSTKNLYFQSLFKLLQVWTWERFKKLRPEAKEIPKGEPRLSRWDRLQRKTEDVRLSFDDFEWRPYTKPLTNWNPPRFYVEESMWVTVDDKLEDEFVSFARCVRSSQLVGIGFVEDYYPNRVAMQFGMAQDCPGLVTRRHSNVTEKEAWDDYNKSLDGFKLFIPSRLSTTSVTARYQDWWLKSVSRFLLSSDSTETFNLSNSVVDDDDDNVSHKVLPLSQVFQKLGMGFPANLRRCRSRRRAKNLRCKMEKDKTSNGDVSASTELALSRLFQKELVKKKIECVGYKRRKRAREDDAKSNDNITTAQSIIKSREINGGNASESLGKRSKLEDDNNGSEICQKLAFGDNETIPPPEIEERNKKSDETGSKAGKNVVLSSFDDNTSSDPALGANRGVYDIVKSPRETRKTCDDDLVVYGSNACMTNDGSSEPKCLLQEDGVITGEKQRSDENEDVVDDDSLIYKKLALKTDNNESIPCQKLANEDGSKAYKSMVLSPPDESNIHIAVGDGSQGQDCLFHDNALRSEETKRNDGFGEGNDSYEKRFHKLKELASSIEDRIIKAQKNMASLIEWRALKRRKIAAAYLN, encoded by the coding sequence ATGAAGAACGCATCGCCATCGTCGAATCTTCTCactgaagagagagaagaagtcaTTGTGTCTGAGAAAGGCCGTTGCTTGAGGAAAACACATTTCCTAAAGCCCTTTGTTACTTCCATCGATGACGACGGTACTGTAGCTGAGCTTCCCCATTGTGGTGATCCAcgtctctctgtttcttcttcggAGCTCAAGAGCTTGTCTTCTCGGATTTGCTTCTCTGGATTTTGGTCTGCAAATCATCGTTTCGTATCCTGGCTTAAAAAAATGGAAGCTTTACACGCACCCACCTGGAGAAAAGCTGGGATTTATGAAGCAATTAAGGCATCCACTTACAAGATCAGTAAAAACCCGTCTCTGCTTGTCTCCATTGCTAAGAAATGGTGTCCTGAAACCAAATCTTTTGTCTTTCCTTGGGGTGAAGCAACGATAACGTTAGAGGATGTAATGgtgcttttagggttttctgTTTTGGGCTCTCCGATCTTTGCCCCTTTAGAAAGCTCGGAGATGAGATATGCCATAGAGAAACTGGAGAAAGTAAGACTAGAGAATCTAAACAAGAATATGTGTGTGAGGAAAGGATCATGGATTTCTAGCTTCTTAGGTAAAGGTGATCAACTTGAGCATGAAGCTTTTCTTGCATTGTGGCTTTCCCATTTCGTTTTTCCAGATAAGTATCGTCCTTCTGTTTCTGTAAAGACTCTCCCAGTCGCTGTTCGTTTGGCTAGAGGTGAAAGGGTTGCTCTTGCTCCTGCTGTTCTCGCAAGACTTTACAAAGATTTGGGTGAAATTTCGAGAGATAAGTCCACTAAAAATCTTTATTTCCAGTCTCTGTTTAAGTTACTTCAAGTTTGGACATGGGAGAGGTTTAAGAAGTTGAGACCAGAAGCTAAAGAGATACCTAAAGGCGAACCAAGACTTTCTCGGTGGGACCGTCTGCAAAGGAAAACTGAGGATGTGAGGCTgagttttgatgattttgagtgGCGTCCTTATACGAAGCCGTTAACTAATTGGAACCCTCCTCGTTTTTATGTTGAAGAATCTATGTGGGTGACTGTTGATGACAAACTTGAAGATGAGTTTGTTTCGTTTGCTCGTTGTGTGAGGAGTTCTCAGCTTGTTGGGATTGGTTTTGTAGAGGATTACTATCCTAATCGTGTTGCAATGCAATTCGGGATGGCTCAAGATTGTCCTGGTTTGGTTACTCGTCGTCACAGCAACGTCACAGAAAAGGAAGCATGGGATGATTACAACAAGTCTCTTGATGGTTTCAAGCTGTTCATCCCTTCTCGTCTCTCTACAACTTCTGTTACTGCGAGATACCAAGACTGGTGGCTGAAATCAGTTTCACGGTTTTTGCTTTCCTCAGACTCAACTGAAACTTTCAATTTAAGTAATTcagttgttgatgatgatgatgataatgtatCTCATAAGGTACTTCCATTGAGTCAAGTGTTTCAGAAGTTGGGAATGGGGTTTCCTGCAAACCTCAGAAGATGTAGGAGTCGTAGAAGAGCTAAGAATCTAAGGTGTAAGATGGAGAAAGACAAGACTAGTAATGGTGATGTATCAGCTTCAACAGAACTGGCACTTAGTCGTTTGTTTCAGAAGGAgttagtgaagaagaaaattgaGTGTGTAGGATACAAGAGACGCAAGCGAGCTCGTGAGGATGATGCCAAGTCCAATGATAACATCACTACTGCCCAGAGTATCATTAAATCTAGAGAAATAAATGGAGGAAATGCTTCTGAATCACTTGGAAAAAGAAGTAAACTTGAGGATGATAACAATGGTTCAGAGATTTGTCAAAAGCTTGCTTTTGGAGATAATGAAACTATACCACCACCAGAAATAGAAGAAAGGAATAAAAAGTCTGATGAAACTGGAAGCAAAGCTGGGAAGAATGTGGTTCTGAGCTCATTTGATGATAACACTTCTTCAGATCCTGCTCTTGGTGCTAATAGAGGAGTATATGACATTGTAAAGTCACCACgagaaacaagaaaaacctGTGATGACGACCTTGTTGTATATGGAAGCAATGCATGTATGACTAATGATGGTAGCAGTGAACCAAAGTGTTTGCTCCAAGAAGATGGTGTCATAACTGGAGAAAAGCAGAGATCGGATGAGAACGaagatgttgttgatgatgacagtttgatatataaaaagttaGCATTAAAGACAGACAACAATGAGTCCATCCCTTGTCAAAAGCTTGCTAATGAAGATGGTAGCAAGGCATATAAGAGTATGGTTCTTAGTCCACCTGATGAGTCGAACATTCACATCGCTGTAGGGGACGGAAGTCAGGGACAGGACTGTCTGTTTCATGATAATGCCCTCAGAAGTGAAGAAACTAAGAGAAATGATGGTTTTGGTGAGGGTAATGACTCCTACGAAAAGAGATTCCACAAACTGAAAGAGTTGGCATCATCCATAGAAGATCGTATTATTAAGGCACAAAAAAACATGGCATCGTTAATAGAATGGAGAGCCTTAAAACGAAGGAAAATAGCAGCAGCTTATTTAAATTAA
- the LOC104744030 gene encoding DNA polymerase I A, chloroplastic/mitochondrial-like, with protein sequence MAMGVSLTSHNNPLLRRHFSPSSSLLSRSSRFSSSSPVPSFLLPRRTTLQIERVASTEGNVGYSTTTVCQGFQHSGQQRSSSVVFNGEWELRSESNRVRMVPKIIKVGSQSDVAETHRVPESVSAWRENELSLEQSRLKPVTQKQNELRMVPEITKVGNQSEVAETHRVPGGVSAWREEAKKVRERNCQIARNLDDSCYLNGSVPVISNAPTIETSQKIDSGFNPRGSGTAATLNTESIDVTPSVIKR encoded by the exons ATGGCCATGGGGGTTTCTCTTACCTCCCACAATAACCCTCTTCTTCGCCGCCActtttctccttcctcttccttGCTTTCTCGTTCCTctcgcttctcttcttcttcgccggtTCCTTCCTTCCTCCTCCCTCGCCGTACAACCCTTCAAATCGA GAGAGTAGCTTCCACTGAGGGAAATGTTGGTTACTCGACTACTACAGTTTGTCAGGGATTTCAACATTCGGGTCAGCAACGCTCATCTTCTGTTGTTTTCAATGGGGAATGGGAACTTCGATCAGAATCTAACAGGGTAAGAATGGTTCCAAAGATTATCAAGGTGGGAAGCCAGTCGGATGTAGCTGAGACTCATCGAGTCCCTGAGAGTGTTAGTGCTTGGAGGGAAAATGAGCTGAGCCTAGAACAAAGCAGGTTAAAACCCGTTACTCAAAAGCAAAATGAGCTTAGAATGGTTCCAGAGATTACCAAGGTGGGAAACCAATCGGAAGTAGCTGAAACTCATCGAGTTCCTGGTGGTGTTAGTGCTTGGAGAGAAGAAGCGAAGAAGGTTAGGGAAAGAAATTGTCAAATTGCTAGAAACCTCGATGACAGTTGTTATCTCAACGGCTCTGTCCCAGTTATATCTAATGCTCCGACTATTGAAACCTCTCAGAAGATTGATTCTGGTTTCAATCCCAGAGGTAGCGGTACTGCTGCTACACTCAATACAGAATCGATTGACGTTACGCCATCNGTAATAAAGCGGTAG